One window of the Candidatus Chryseobacterium colombiense genome contains the following:
- the metH gene encoding methionine synthase: protein MKYLRLSGLEPLIITPESNFINVGERTNVAGSKKFLRLIKEEKFAEALDIARHQVEGGAQILDVNFDDGLIDGKASMIKFLNLIASEPDIARIPIMVDSSKWEILEAGLQVAQGKCVVNSISLKGGEEEFIKQAKAIKRYGAAVIVMAFDELGQADTYDRRIEISKRSYDILVNQLNFPAEDIIFDLNIFPVATGMDEHRRNAIDFIEATRWVRQNLPYASVSGGVSNVSFSFRGNDTVREAMHSVFLYHAIQAGMNMGIVNPAMLEVYDEINKELLELVEDVILDKREDATERLLDYSEKHKSVKKEKVEDLEWRTKPLQDRITHALVKGIDRFIEEDVEEARQQAAKPLHVIEINLMTGMGVVGDLFGSGKMFLPQVVKSARVMKKAVAYLQPFIEAEKDGSKPANGKILMATVKGDVHDIGKNIVSVVLGCNNYEIVDLGVMVPAEKIIQTAIEEKVDVIGLSGLITPSLDEMVYIASELERQNLDFPLLIGGATTSKAHTAVKIDLKYKNAVVHVNDASRAVNVVSSLLGDRNKEYVEDLKNDYSEFREKFLNRQVEKDYVSIEEARQNKFKIDWENEEIFTPNQLGITVVENQDLRELLPFIDWSPFFRSWDLHGKYPNILEDEVVGTQAKELFKDAQVILKRILDEKLLTAKAIFGIFKANSTENDDILIFDENNEQQVKFLTLRQQAQRSKGKDYLALSDFIAPQSSGKTDYMGAFCVTTGFGTDELAEEYEKANDDYNAIMVKALADRFAEAYAEFLHKKVRTEYWGYANQENLTNEELIAEKYKGIRPAPGYPACPDHLEKHAIWNLLKVEENIGVYLTESLAMFPTASVSGYYFGSPHAKYFGLGKIAEDQLKDYAERKGISLQEAKKWLSPNLADGI, encoded by the coding sequence ATGAAATATTTAAGATTATCGGGGCTCGAGCCTTTGATTATTACGCCGGAAAGTAATTTCATCAATGTTGGTGAAAGAACGAATGTTGCCGGTTCAAAGAAATTTTTAAGGTTAATAAAAGAAGAAAAATTTGCGGAAGCACTGGATATTGCACGCCATCAGGTTGAAGGCGGTGCGCAGATCCTTGATGTCAATTTCGATGATGGATTGATTGATGGAAAAGCTTCTATGATTAAATTTTTAAATTTAATTGCTTCCGAACCGGACATCGCAAGAATCCCGATCATGGTCGATTCTTCAAAATGGGAAATACTGGAAGCTGGATTGCAGGTTGCCCAGGGAAAATGTGTAGTGAATTCTATCAGCTTAAAAGGCGGTGAAGAAGAATTTATCAAACAGGCAAAAGCAATCAAAAGATATGGAGCTGCAGTGATTGTTATGGCATTTGATGAGTTGGGACAAGCCGATACCTATGACCGTAGAATTGAGATTTCAAAACGTTCCTATGATATTTTAGTTAATCAACTGAACTTCCCTGCAGAAGATATTATTTTTGATTTAAATATTTTTCCGGTTGCAACGGGAATGGATGAACACCGAAGAAATGCAATCGACTTCATTGAAGCGACGAGATGGGTTCGCCAAAATTTGCCTTATGCATCTGTAAGTGGAGGAGTATCCAATGTTTCGTTTTCATTTCGTGGAAATGATACGGTGAGAGAAGCGATGCATTCAGTCTTCTTATATCACGCAATTCAGGCGGGAATGAATATGGGAATCGTAAATCCTGCGATGTTGGAGGTTTATGATGAAATTAATAAAGAACTTCTTGAACTTGTTGAAGATGTAATTCTTGATAAAAGAGAAGATGCAACAGAGCGACTTCTTGATTATTCTGAAAAGCATAAATCGGTCAAAAAAGAAAAAGTAGAAGATCTGGAATGGAGAACAAAACCATTACAGGATAGAATTACTCATGCTTTGGTAAAGGGAATCGATCGTTTTATCGAAGAAGATGTTGAAGAAGCAAGACAGCAGGCTGCAAAACCACTTCACGTTATTGAAATTAATTTAATGACCGGAATGGGCGTTGTGGGTGATTTATTCGGAAGCGGGAAAATGTTCTTGCCACAAGTTGTAAAATCGGCAAGGGTAATGAAAAAAGCGGTGGCTTACTTACAGCCATTTATTGAAGCTGAAAAGGACGGTTCAAAGCCAGCCAATGGAAAAATTCTGATGGCAACTGTAAAAGGCGATGTTCATGACATTGGTAAAAATATTGTGAGTGTAGTTTTAGGTTGTAACAACTACGAAATCGTTGATTTGGGAGTGATGGTTCCTGCTGAAAAAATCATTCAGACGGCGATTGAAGAAAAAGTGGATGTTATTGGTCTTAGCGGATTAATTACTCCGAGCTTAGACGAAATGGTTTATATCGCTTCAGAATTAGAAAGGCAGAATTTAGATTTTCCTTTATTAATAGGAGGTGCAACAACTTCAAAGGCGCACACTGCTGTGAAAATCGATTTAAAATATAAAAATGCAGTTGTTCACGTCAATGATGCTTCCAGAGCGGTAAATGTGGTAAGTTCATTATTAGGTGACAGAAATAAAGAATATGTTGAGGATTTAAAAAATGACTATTCGGAATTCAGAGAAAAGTTTCTCAACAGACAGGTGGAAAAAGACTATGTTTCTATTGAAGAAGCCAGACAGAATAAATTTAAAATCGACTGGGAAAATGAAGAAATCTTTACACCCAATCAATTAGGAATTACCGTTGTTGAAAATCAGGATTTAAGAGAATTATTGCCTTTCATCGACTGGTCACCGTTTTTCAGAAGCTGGGATCTGCATGGAAAATATCCGAATATTTTAGAGGATGAGGTTGTAGGAACTCAGGCAAAGGAATTATTCAAAGATGCGCAGGTTATTTTAAAGCGAATTCTAGACGAAAAATTATTAACGGCAAAAGCTATTTTTGGAATTTTTAAAGCCAATTCTACTGAAAACGATGATATTTTAATCTTCGATGAAAATAATGAACAACAAGTGAAATTCTTAACGTTAAGACAACAGGCTCAACGTTCTAAAGGCAAAGATTATCTGGCTTTAAGTGATTTTATTGCTCCGCAAAGTTCAGGAAAGACTGATTATATGGGAGCTTTTTGCGTAACAACAGGTTTCGGAACCGATGAATTGGCAGAAGAATATGAAAAAGCGAATGATGATTATAATGCAATTATGGTAAAAGCTTTGGCAGACCGGTTTGCAGAAGCGTATGCAGAATTTTTACATAAAAAAGTAAGAACGGAATATTGGGGTTACGCTAATCAGGAAAACTTAACTAATGAAGAATTGATTGCCGAAAAATATAAAGGAATCCGTCCTGCTCCAGGTTATCCAGCTTGTCCTGATCACTTGGAAAAACATGCGATCTGGAATCTTTTGAAAGTTGAAGAAAATATCGGCGTGTATTTAACAGAAAGTTTAGCGATGTTTCCAACGGCTTCGGTTTCTGGGTATTATTTCGGAAGTCCGCACGCTAAATATTTTGGTTTAGGAAAAATTGCAGAAGACCAGTTGAAAGATTATGCAGAGAGAAAAGGAATTTCTTTACAGGAAGCGAAGAAATGGCTGTCACCTAATTTAGCAGATGGAATTTAA
- the metF gene encoding methylenetetrahydrofolate reductase [NAD(P)H] yields MKITDHIKNANGKTLFSLEVVPPQKGIGIEDLYRNIDPLMEFKPPFIDVTTSREEYIYIDKGNGLMERRITRMRPGTLGICAAIQHKYNVDTVPHLLCGGFTKEETEYLLVDCMYLGIDNVMALRGDAMKGHQYFEPTNGGHASAMDLVHQINDLGRGKYLHNQDEICDEHNKFCIGVAGYPEKHMEAPSMNYDLKWLKQKVDAGADYIVTQMFFDNKKYIEFVTKAREMGITVPIIPGIKPIATKKHLKILPQIFKIDLPEELINEVENAKNNEAVKQIGIEWAINQCKELLDFGVPVLHFYSMGKSDNIKRVAGELF; encoded by the coding sequence ATGAAAATTACCGACCATATAAAAAATGCCAATGGCAAAACACTTTTTTCTCTAGAAGTTGTTCCACCCCAAAAAGGAATTGGAATTGAAGACCTATATAGGAATATTGACCCTTTGATGGAATTTAAACCACCATTTATCGATGTGACAACTTCCCGAGAAGAATATATTTACATTGACAAAGGAAATGGTTTGATGGAACGCCGTATTACAAGAATGCGTCCCGGAACATTAGGAATTTGTGCGGCTATTCAGCATAAATACAATGTGGATACGGTTCCTCATTTGCTGTGTGGAGGTTTTACAAAGGAAGAAACAGAATATCTTTTGGTAGACTGTATGTACCTTGGAATTGATAATGTAATGGCTTTAAGAGGTGATGCGATGAAAGGACATCAGTATTTTGAACCTACCAATGGGGGACATGCAAGTGCAATGGATTTAGTGCATCAGATTAATGATTTGGGAAGAGGAAAATACCTGCACAATCAGGATGAAATTTGTGATGAACATAATAAATTCTGCATCGGAGTTGCGGGCTATCCGGAGAAACATATGGAAGCGCCTTCTATGAATTATGATCTGAAATGGCTGAAACAAAAAGTGGATGCAGGAGCAGATTATATTGTAACCCAAATGTTCTTTGACAACAAGAAATACATTGAGTTTGTAACAAAAGCGCGAGAAATGGGAATTACAGTTCCTATTATTCCTGGAATTAAACCAATCGCGACAAAAAAACATTTGAAAATCCTCCCTCAGATTTTTAAAATTGATTTACCGGAAGAATTAATCAATGAGGTTGAAAATGCCAAAAATAATGAAGCGGTGAAGCAGATCGGGATTGAATGGGCAATCAATCAGTGTAAAGAATTGCTGGATTTTGGAGTTCCTGTGTTACATTTTTACTCAATGGGGAAAAGTGATAACATAAAAAGAGTTGCTGGAGAATTGTTTTAA